The Deltaproteobacteria bacterium genome has a segment encoding these proteins:
- a CDS encoding acyl-CoA dehydrogenase family protein, giving the protein MDFELTEEQKMVQEMARRFAETEIRPVAAELDRTHKHPGEICSKLGELKFMGIAVPEQYGGGGMDNVSYVVALIEISKACASTGVIMSVNNSLYCFPVMAYGSHEQKEKYLYPVASGEKIGCYGLTEANAGSDPASMRTNAEEVSDGWVINGTKRFITSGNVASYCVLAAVTDKGKGYRGISSFVVNLKEIKGFSVGRVEEKMGIKASGTAEMIFDNAFVPKDALLGSAGGGFKQMLTTLDGGRVGIAAQAIGIGRAVLEEAVEYAKTREQFGKPISSFQAIQWKLADMVTQIDAAELLTLKAANLEDQHKPFERAAAMAKMFASDAAMNAAVEGVQILGGYGYCQEYAMERHMRDAKICQIYEGTNEIMRLVIANTLLKSK; this is encoded by the coding sequence ATGGATTTCGAACTCACTGAAGAACAGAAGATGGTTCAGGAGATGGCGCGTCGGTTCGCCGAGACCGAAATACGCCCGGTTGCCGCCGAGCTGGACCGGACCCATAAACACCCTGGAGAAATCTGCAGTAAATTGGGAGAGCTCAAGTTCATGGGTATTGCCGTTCCAGAGCAATACGGCGGCGGCGGCATGGACAATGTCAGCTATGTTGTGGCCCTCATCGAGATTTCGAAGGCCTGCGCATCGACGGGCGTGATCATGAGCGTGAACAATTCGCTCTACTGTTTTCCGGTTATGGCGTACGGCAGTCACGAGCAGAAGGAAAAATACCTGTATCCCGTGGCTTCCGGTGAGAAGATCGGTTGTTACGGCCTCACCGAGGCCAACGCGGGATCGGATCCGGCCAGCATGCGGACCAATGCCGAAGAGGTGTCCGACGGCTGGGTCATCAACGGGACAAAGCGGTTCATTACCAGCGGCAACGTGGCTTCCTACTGCGTGCTGGCCGCTGTTACGGACAAAGGCAAGGGATACCGGGGCATCAGCAGCTTTGTGGTAAACCTGAAGGAGATCAAAGGGTTTTCCGTGGGCAGGGTCGAGGAGAAAATGGGCATCAAAGCGTCCGGCACCGCGGAAATGATTTTTGACAATGCGTTCGTTCCCAAAGACGCTTTGCTCGGCTCAGCGGGAGGCGGCTTCAAACAGATGCTTACCACCCTTGACGGGGGGCGCGTGGGCATAGCCGCTCAGGCCATCGGCATCGGTCGAGCCGTTCTCGAGGAAGCCGTTGAATATGCCAAAACCCGCGAACAGTTCGGCAAGCCCATATCGAGCTTCCAGGCGATCCAATGGAAACTGGCGGACATGGTCACCCAGATCGATGCCGCGGAACTTCTGACCCTCAAAGCGGCCAATCTCGAGGACCAGCATAAGCCGTTCGAGAGGGCCGCGGCCATGGCAAAGATGTTCGCTTCGGATGCCGCAATGAACGCCGCCGTGGAAGGCGTTCAGATTTTAGGCGGATACGGATATTGTCAGGAATACGCGATGGAACGGCATATGCGGGACGCCAAGATCTGCCAGATCTATGAAGGCACCAACGAAATCATGAGGCTGGTCATCGCCAACACCCTGCTTAAAAGCAAATAG
- the meaB gene encoding methylmalonyl Co-A mutase-associated GTPase MeaB, whose protein sequence is MNDLVRRLLDGDVRAAARIIRAIDDRQPEARDLLKALYPSTGRAYVIGVTGAPGVGKSTLVDRMVDQLRKLGKTVGVLAVDPTSPFTGGAILGDRIRMQRHCTDEGVFIRSMATRGHFGGLSQSTRSAIDVLDAMGKDVVLVETVGVGQDEIEVVATAHTTIITVVPGMGDDIQAIKAGILEVGDLFVINKCERQGADRTLQELNMMLEMEGRHLRDEGWRPPVIKTEAVTNTGIDRLMTEIENHRRYLYDNDRKKLNRRLRSKFRTELLDQVKLAILERLLGDIEKSGELDRMVDELVARTSDPYTVCDRLVQQLMDR, encoded by the coding sequence ATGAACGATCTGGTACGCCGTCTGCTCGACGGCGACGTAAGGGCCGCGGCCCGAATCATTAGAGCTATTGACGACCGCCAACCCGAGGCCCGGGATCTGCTCAAGGCCCTTTATCCGAGCACCGGCAGGGCCTATGTAATCGGTGTCACAGGCGCTCCGGGCGTGGGAAAGAGCACGCTCGTGGACCGCATGGTGGATCAGTTGCGAAAGCTAGGTAAAACGGTGGGCGTGTTGGCCGTGGATCCCACCAGCCCGTTTACCGGAGGGGCCATCCTTGGCGACCGGATCCGCATGCAGCGTCACTGCACGGACGAAGGTGTGTTCATTCGGAGCATGGCTACACGCGGTCATTTCGGAGGGTTGAGCCAATCCACACGAAGCGCGATCGATGTGTTGGACGCCATGGGTAAGGACGTCGTGCTGGTGGAAACCGTGGGAGTCGGCCAGGACGAAATCGAAGTGGTGGCCACCGCTCATACCACCATCATTACCGTAGTTCCGGGCATGGGGGACGACATCCAGGCCATCAAGGCGGGCATTCTCGAGGTGGGCGACCTGTTCGTGATCAACAAATGCGAGCGCCAGGGCGCGGACCGCACCTTGCAGGAACTGAACATGATGCTCGAGATGGAGGGCCGCCACCTTAGAGATGAAGGATGGAGGCCTCCCGTCATCAAGACCGAGGCCGTGACCAATACGGGAATAGACCGGCTCATGACCGAGATCGAAAACCACAGACGCTACCTGTATGACAACGACCGGAAAAAGCTGAACCGGCGCCTTCGTTCGAAATTCCGGACGGAACTCCTGGACCAGGTGAAGCTGGCCATCCTCGAACGGCTTCTTGGAGACATCGAGAAATCGGGCGAACTGGACCGGATGGTGGACGAACTGGTCGCACGCACATCGGATCCCTACACGGTATGCGACAGGCTCGTTCAGCAGCTCATGGATCGATAG
- a CDS encoding arsenate reductase ArsC, with translation MDKIRVLFICTHNSGRSQMAEAFMNALAGDRFHAESAGLEPKPIQPLVIQAMKEVGIDISRSQSKSAFRFFKEGRTYSYVITVCENEVEDKCPTFPGIQRRIFSGFDDPSKFEGTDEEKLEKIRRVRDQIKARVEEWIGNLR, from the coding sequence ATGGACAAGATACGAGTGCTCTTCATCTGCACGCATAATTCAGGCCGAAGCCAGATGGCGGAAGCCTTTATGAACGCTCTGGCCGGAGACCGCTTTCACGCGGAAAGCGCCGGGCTGGAGCCTAAACCCATTCAGCCGTTGGTCATCCAGGCCATGAAGGAAGTAGGCATCGACATCAGCCGTAGCCAAAGTAAGAGCGCATTCCGGTTCTTCAAAGAAGGCCGGACCTACAGTTACGTCATTACCGTGTGCGAAAACGAAGTGGAAGACAAGTGTCCCACGTTTCCGGGAATCCAGAGGAGAATCTTCAGCGGGTTCGACGATCCCTCCAAATTCGAAGGTACGGACGAGGAAAAATTGGAAAAAATCCGTAGGGTAAGGGATCAGATCAAAGCCCGCGTGGAAGAGTGGATCGGGAATCTGCGATAA
- a CDS encoding helix-turn-helix transcriptional regulator: MAKKKYRPLGARLKRLREEKGLSLETLANETGLAAGFLLEIENEQRIPPVAALLRISRALGVESGYLLRDEEEEAAAEIKRREEVRKRTEDYSYSMLTLDSADKHLKAFRVMIDAGSHHKGVSYQHEGEEFIYVLKGEVEVSVGENLNHMSEGASLHFNSSVVHKLRNPGDKECELLVVLYTP, from the coding sequence ATGGCTAAAAAGAAATACCGACCACTGGGCGCTCGATTGAAACGGCTCCGGGAAGAAAAAGGATTGTCCCTCGAAACCTTGGCCAACGAGACGGGACTCGCCGCCGGCTTCCTGCTTGAAATTGAAAACGAGCAACGGATTCCTCCTGTGGCCGCACTGCTCAGGATATCCCGGGCGTTGGGCGTGGAAAGCGGCTATCTGCTCAGAGATGAGGAAGAGGAGGCCGCCGCCGAGATCAAGCGCAGAGAAGAGGTCCGAAAACGAACGGAAGACTACTCCTACAGCATGCTGACCTTGGATTCGGCGGACAAGCACCTCAAAGCCTTTCGCGTGATGATCGACGCCGGATCCCATCACAAAGGCGTTTCGTACCAGCACGAGGGGGAGGAGTTCATTTACGTGCTCAAAGGGGAAGTGGAAGTTTCCGTGGGCGAAAACCTGAACCACATGAGCGAAGGCGCAAGCCTGCATTTCAATTCGTCCGTTGTCCATAAGTTGCGAAATCCCGGAGACAAGGAATGCGAACTTCTAGTCGTTCTGTATACACCGTGA
- a CDS encoding enoyl-CoA hydratase/isomerase family protein: protein MSYETLLFEKDENIAIITFNRPDVLNAINQQVVSELDQALDAVAADPEIKALVLTGAGGKAFVAGADIKSMVSLTPVEAKRFAAAGQDVLFKLQFLHTPTIAAVNGFALGGGLEIAMSCDFIYASDRSKFGQPEINLGVIPGWGGTQRLTRLVGKPMAKELCLTGAVIKADEAKAIGLINKVFPADGLMTEVIKTAKLMASKGRVALRAIKHSIDRGFDMDVRNAMAYEVESFATCFSSEDQKEGMSAFLEKRPAVFKGTL, encoded by the coding sequence ATATTGCCATAATTACGTTCAATCGCCCGGACGTGTTGAACGCCATCAATCAGCAAGTGGTCAGCGAACTGGACCAGGCTTTGGACGCGGTCGCAGCGGATCCTGAAATTAAGGCCCTCGTGCTCACCGGCGCCGGAGGCAAAGCCTTCGTAGCCGGCGCGGACATCAAGTCCATGGTTTCATTGACCCCCGTCGAGGCCAAGCGTTTCGCCGCCGCGGGCCAGGACGTCCTGTTCAAACTTCAATTCCTCCACACTCCTACGATAGCGGCCGTAAACGGCTTTGCCCTGGGTGGAGGCCTCGAGATCGCCATGAGCTGCGATTTCATCTATGCGTCGGACCGATCCAAATTCGGTCAGCCCGAGATCAATCTCGGAGTCATACCCGGTTGGGGGGGCACCCAGCGTCTGACGCGTCTTGTGGGAAAACCCATGGCCAAAGAGTTGTGCCTTACCGGCGCCGTCATCAAGGCGGATGAAGCCAAGGCCATCGGTCTCATCAACAAAGTCTTTCCCGCGGACGGCCTCATGACCGAAGTCATAAAGACGGCAAAACTGATGGCTTCCAAGGGCCGCGTGGCTCTCCGGGCGATCAAACATTCCATCGATCGTGGCTTTGACATGGACGTCAGAAACGCGATGGCGTACGAAGTGGAATCCTTTGCCACTTGTTTTTCGAGCGAGGACCAGAAGGAAGGCATGAGTGCCTTTCTTGAAAAGCGTCCCGCCGTGTTCAAAGGTACATTGTAA